GACACCAGATATTTTGGGCCAAGTATTGTCTAGCAAAATGTTCGGTGAACAATTAATCAAGGAAATGCATATGTTGAGCCAAGAGCAACTCTGGTTATATTCATTGAATGCCAAACACGAAATTTTGGCAAAGGATATCATTCACATTGGGACACTCAGCACGTGCCCATTTCATCCACGGGATATTTTCCGCCGGGCCTTGCAGTTAAATGCCGAAAGCATTGTCATTGTCCACAATCATCCAAGCGGGCAAGCACAGCCCTCACACAACGATGTGGTGTTGTCACAAAGACTTGTCAATTGTGGGCAACTCTTTAATATCGCGGTACTTGATTCATTCGTAATTGGTTTTCACGAATACCGCAGTTTACGTGAAGAAGGGCTGATAAACGCAGCAACGTCACTGGATTAGCGCAGTTGATTTGCTAATGTATTAGCTAGATGCGCGTATTATTTTCAGGTACGCAATGGCGAGTAAAGATATTAAGGATTGGTAAGATGGACATTAAGATTATAGATGTCTAATGATATTTGATATAATGTACTTATCTCAAATATATGGAGGACAATTTATTATGACACTTATTATTATCTTGATCATTGTAGTAGTCATTGCACTTGCTTGGATTTCAATCTACAACGGTTTAGTAAAATCACGGATGCACACTAAGGAAGCGTGGAGCCAAATTGACGTGCAATTGAAGCGCCGAAATGACTTGATTCCTAACTTAGTTGAAACGGTTAAAGGTTACGCTAACTTTGAACAAGGAACATTAGAAAAAGTTGTTGGTTTACGCAATCAAATCGCGCAAGCACCAGCTGGTAACCAAAATGAAACGATGAAGTTGTCGGATCAAATGACTTCATCAATCAAAGGGATTTTTGCAGTTGCGGAATCATACCCTGATTTAAAGGCCAACGAACAATACAAGCAATTGATGGAAGAATTGACGAACACGGAAAACAAGATTGCGTACTCACGTCAACTCTTCAACACGACAACTGCCAGTTACAATGCTAAGTTGCAGACTTTCCCAACTAATGTACTTGCTGGTATTCACCACTTTGAACCAAGTGAATTCTTGGAAACGCCAGCGGAAGAAAAAGCGGTGCCCAAGGTTTCATTTGGAGCTGACGGCAAGTAGGTAAGGAGACTAACATGTTATTCGATCAAATCGCGCAAAATAAACGGCGTACGGTCTATCTGTTAGTTGGCTTTACTATCTTGATGCTTTTGATTGGGGCAGCCGTTGGTTACTACGCCGTTGGTTCAATGGAAGTTGGGCTGATTGCTGCGGCTGTGATTGGTGCGATTTATGCATGGATTATGATTGAACAATCTACTGAAATTGTGATGAGCATGAACCACGCCCGAGAAATCACGGATAAGAATCAAGCACCCCAATTATGGAATGTGGTGGAGGACATGGCGATGGTTGCCAACGTGCCAATGCCACGGGTGTTTATCATTGATGATCCGAGTCCAAACGCATTTGCCACGGGTAACAGTCCGAAGAATTCGGCGGTTGCTGCAACTACTGGGATTTTAGCGCGCTTGAATCGTGAAGAACTTGAGGGCGTAATGGCGCATGAAATGTCGCACGTCCGTAATTATGATATTCGGATTTCAACGATTGCCCTCGCATTAACGGCAGCGATTTCATTACTAGTTAATATCGGTAGTCGCTTCTGGATGTTTGGTGGTAATCGTAAAAATGATAGTAAAAATGAAGGTGGCGGCCAAGCGCAATTAATTATGATGGTTGTGTCAATTGTCCTGATGGTTCTTGGACCAATCGTGGCGACCATCGTGCAATTAGCGATTTCGCGGAATCGTGAATATTTGGCTGATGCCAGTGCGGTTGAACTTACCCGGAATCCCCAAGGGTTGATAAGTGCGCTTAAAAAGATTTCTGATTCAGAACCGATGCAAAATGCTGATCCTAACTCGGCGGCACTTTACATCGAAGATCCAATGAAGAAAAAATCAATGGCGCACTTATTTTCAACACACCCAGAAACTACAGATAGAATTGCTCGCTTAGAAAAGATGTAAGAGCGTATCAATAAATCATAAAAAGTCGTCATTTACGCGTTTGAAAACGTTGAAATGGCGGCTTTTGTTTTGTATTAATGTAAAATGTAGATGCGTAAGTTAGTAGTATTGGAAATTGTGAATATGGCAGTAGGTAACATTTTCGGGCATAGGTTGACTTGCGCTGCGATTAATTGTAGGCTACAGGTGTAAGCGGTTTCAAATCAGTGCTAATTGTAACGCTGATATTTAGAGATTCATCAACGAAATGGGGAGTAGATAGTGGACAAACAAGCGATTAAACAAGAAATAACTAATGGCAAAACCGCATTAGGAATTGAATTGGGTTCAACGCGGATTAAGGTTGTCTTAGTAGCATCTGATTTTTCAACAATTGCAAGCGGGGGCTTCGATTGGGAAAATAAGTTAGAAGATGGTAACTGGACGTATTCATTGGAAGATATCTGGGCAGGGGTACAGGCAGCATATGCCGAGGTCGCCCAAAAAGTTGGTGATGAGTATGCCGAATTACAATCAATTGGTTCAATGGGTTTTTCGGGAATGATGCATGGGTACATGGCATTTGATGACAAAGGTGAATTACTGGTACCATTTCGGACATGGCGGAATTCAAGTACGTGGCGAGCAGCTAAGATGCTTTCAAAACTATTTAATTTCAATATTCCACAACGCTTCAGTATTTCACACCTGTATCAAGCCATCTTGGATCAAGAATCACATGTTAAAAATGTTGATTTCATCACGACCCTAGGTGGTTATATTCACTGGAAAGTTACTGGTGAAAAAATTCTCGGTGTCGGGGATGCGTCAGGTATGTTCCCAATTGATTCAGTTACGGATCAATTTGATCATAAAATGTTACAGAAATTCCGTAATTTAAAAGCGGTACAACAATATCGATGGGATATTGCTGATGTCTTACCAGCAATTCGGTTGGCAGGTGAAGAAGCCGGACATTTAACAGCGGCTGGGGCAGCACTTATTGACCCAACCGGTAATCTCCAACCTGGTTCGATTGTTGCCGCCCCAGAAGGTGATGCCGGTACGGGAATGGTAGCAACTAATTCAGTTAAGCAACGAACAGCTAACATTTCAGCTGGAACGTCAGCGTTTGCGATGGTGGTGTTAGAAAAGCCGCTCGCCCAAGTTTATGAAGTCATCGATATGGTGACGACACCCGATGGTTCAGCTGTGGCAATGGTTCATGCCAATAATTCATCTTCCGATATTAATGCGTGGGCGAAGTTGTTTGGTGAATTTGCCAAAGCGATTGGAACGGAACTTACGTCAACTGAGTTATATAGTGCTTTGTTTAACTCAGTTAAGGAGTCCCAACCCAACGCGGGTGAATTATTAAGCTATGGGTATTACTCTGGAGAAAATATCACGGGAATGGATGAAGGACGCCCATTGTTAGTCCGGACACCCACTAGTGAGTTTTCATTGGGGAACTTAATGCGGATGAATCTGTACTCGGCCTTTGGTGCGATGAAGATTGGTTTAGATATTTTGAAAGAAGAAGAGGTTACGACTGATAGTGTAGTTGCCCAAGGTGGTATTTTTAAGACACCAGTGATTGCCCAATCGATTTTGGCCGCAATTATGGGGGCACCAGTGACAGTCATGGCTAACGCCGGTGAAGGTGGTCCTTGGGCCATGGCGATTCTGAGCCAGTTTGTGACGATGCGCGATGCCGATGAAAAGCTTGCTGATTTTTTGGATAACAAAGTTTTTAAGGATGTTAAACGGACAACCCTTGAACCTGATCAAAATGACGTGATTGGCTTTGCTGAGTTCATGAAGAATTATAACGAGGGACTCATTATTGAACGTGCAGCGATTGAACATTATCCTGCCAAGTAAATCTTTAGATACGCGAAATGAAAAATGTGAATAGGGATTCAAAATCAGTATTTAATGATTTTGAATCCCTATTTTTGGCCTGTAAGTTATTAAAATGTTAATTACCATCGATTAATTAAACGCGCGCTAAAAGTAAGCTTCGGTAAATCTTCACATACTCGAGGGCTCATCTTAAGTATTTTCAAATTAATTTGGGAAAATTGATTATCCAAAAAATGAATTATCTTAAGGAGAATGAGTACATGAAAAAACAAGTAATTGTATCAACGGGGCTTGCCTCAGCAATGGTTATCTCAACCCTCGCCGGGCCGGTAGCGGTGTTAGCTGATGTGAAGCCTGAGGAATCGCGAGTTGAACAAAAAATGAAGAGCAAGGCTGGTAAGGGGACAGACGTGAGTTCGGAGCAGTCGAAGAAAGCGTTGCAAGAATTCCGTAAAGGGATGCCAAACGGGCCTAAGCTTGGAACAAACAAACAAGTGCCGACTAAACGAACTGAACCGGTAACCAAGCAACGTCAAGCCGCTAAAATTGCCCGGATTGGGGAGGGTAAGGCGTTTGAGCAACTTATTCCTGATGCGGAACTTCGGGGTGGAATTGCGACATATGGAGGATATAAGGAAGGGGAAAATCTGATATCGGATGATGTTACGATTTTAAATGAATCAGATGATGCAACGGCAGTAAAACAGGTGTTAGCAAAGATTACTTGGTTATGTTTATATCAGCAAGACACTTATTCTGTGACAAATTTAACAGGTATCAATAATTTAACTAATTTAGAACATTTAGATTTTGATAATGATACTAATGTTGGGGTAAAACATAATATTAAATCAATAGCTTCAGGTACGTTCGCGAACATGAGTAAATTAGACATTATATATCTTGATGGGAATGGATTAGAAAGCATTGATCCAGATGCGTTTGAAAATAACGATAAGTTGAGGTACCTAATTATATATGACAATCCTTTAACTGACTTCGATTTTTTACACCCATTATCACTGAATATGAATGTACAAGCCGGTTGGAACAAAAGTGTGATTTGGCAAGATAGCGTGAAACTACTCGCTGAGACCAACGGGGTACCGATACCTGTATTTTTGGATAATAGTGGTATGGACATGCAGAGAGTGGTAAAGTTGACCGCTAAATTTAAGCAACAATTACAAGGTAATCACGCGTATGATGATGAGTTAAATAATATTGATTATTCGTATCTGAATCAAAACGAGACGTTTAAGCGATTGATTCCAGATGGTGGGCTTCGGACAGCAATCGTAGAAGCTGTGGATGGTGAAGCTCAAAAAATTCTGAATGAGTCTGATTCGGAAGCGACCATTAAAGAAGTTTTGAAGTCGATTAATA
This is a stretch of genomic DNA from Periweissella cryptocerci. It encodes these proteins:
- a CDS encoding JAB domain-containing protein, with amino-acid sequence MMTENFVAPVNELSMNELLDQYFWSHGFEQTARERAIAEFFKYFPNELAYQQADYQRLQAFIAINPNVYGSLVATIELGKRIGNATPDILGQVLSSKMFGEQLIKEMHMLSQEQLWLYSLNAKHEILAKDIIHIGTLSTCPFHPRDIFRRALQLNAESIVIVHNHPSGQAQPSHNDVVLSQRLVNCGQLFNIAVLDSFVIGFHEYRSLREEGLINAATSLD
- a CDS encoding LemA family protein, with translation MTLIIILIIVVVIALAWISIYNGLVKSRMHTKEAWSQIDVQLKRRNDLIPNLVETVKGYANFEQGTLEKVVGLRNQIAQAPAGNQNETMKLSDQMTSSIKGIFAVAESYPDLKANEQYKQLMEELTNTENKIAYSRQLFNTTTASYNAKLQTFPTNVLAGIHHFEPSEFLETPAEEKAVPKVSFGADGK
- the htpX gene encoding zinc metalloprotease HtpX; translation: MLFDQIAQNKRRTVYLLVGFTILMLLIGAAVGYYAVGSMEVGLIAAAVIGAIYAWIMIEQSTEIVMSMNHAREITDKNQAPQLWNVVEDMAMVANVPMPRVFIIDDPSPNAFATGNSPKNSAVAATTGILARLNREELEGVMAHEMSHVRNYDIRISTIALALTAAISLLVNIGSRFWMFGGNRKNDSKNEGGGQAQLIMMVVSIVLMVLGPIVATIVQLAISRNREYLADASAVELTRNPQGLISALKKISDSEPMQNADPNSAALYIEDPMKKKSMAHLFSTHPETTDRIARLEKM
- a CDS encoding xylulokinase, with protein sequence MVDKQAIKQEITNGKTALGIELGSTRIKVVLVASDFSTIASGGFDWENKLEDGNWTYSLEDIWAGVQAAYAEVAQKVGDEYAELQSIGSMGFSGMMHGYMAFDDKGELLVPFRTWRNSSTWRAAKMLSKLFNFNIPQRFSISHLYQAILDQESHVKNVDFITTLGGYIHWKVTGEKILGVGDASGMFPIDSVTDQFDHKMLQKFRNLKAVQQYRWDIADVLPAIRLAGEEAGHLTAAGAALIDPTGNLQPGSIVAAPEGDAGTGMVATNSVKQRTANISAGTSAFAMVVLEKPLAQVYEVIDMVTTPDGSAVAMVHANNSSSDINAWAKLFGEFAKAIGTELTSTELYSALFNSVKESQPNAGELLSYGYYSGENITGMDEGRPLLVRTPTSEFSLGNLMRMNLYSAFGAMKIGLDILKEEEVTTDSVVAQGGIFKTPVIAQSILAAIMGAPVTVMANAGEGGPWAMAILSQFVTMRDADEKLADFLDNKVFKDVKRTTLEPDQNDVIGFAEFMKNYNEGLIIERAAIEHYPAK